In one Roseburia intestinalis L1-82 genomic region, the following are encoded:
- a CDS encoding vWA domain-containing protein, whose amino-acid sequence MAHIQTESEWQEEMSAKIVEFVRHELYMELRYLKLALSQLQLKSDPDLRAFATDGAYLYVAPEWLIGIFEKNAQYLGRAYLHTVLHCIFSHLWIGGNRDRETWHLACDIAVEYTIDQMQAECTKRILSWTRKQMYDRLKEQKQQKQGISAAVIYRMIENEELEQKILLQKEFYTDDHCYWPKKEDGQAKQEQAVRNQNQWNKIARQTKMEQEMRGGETTDGEDLFLAQAAAEKSRRSYKDFLQRFSVLREEIGVDPEEFDLNYYTYGLKLYGNMPLMEPLESREVKKIREFVIAIDTSYSTSGTLVEQFLKETFSILTQKNSFFAQSKIRVIQCDNQVRSDVELRSERDIAALMQKFTVAGGGSTDFRPVFSYVNDLIERGELKNIGGLLYFTDGRGTYPKMRPDYQTAFLFLEDYDNAAVPPWAIRLKLEPEEFAGMP is encoded by the coding sequence ATGGCGCATATACAGACAGAGTCAGAGTGGCAGGAAGAGATGTCGGCAAAGATCGTGGAATTTGTACGGCATGAATTATACATGGAACTGCGGTATTTAAAACTGGCATTATCGCAGTTACAGTTAAAGTCCGATCCAGATCTGCGGGCATTTGCGACGGACGGTGCGTATCTTTATGTGGCACCGGAATGGCTGATCGGGATTTTTGAGAAAAATGCACAGTATTTAGGCCGTGCATATCTGCACACGGTATTACACTGCATTTTTTCCCATCTGTGGATCGGCGGAAACAGGGACAGAGAAACGTGGCATTTAGCGTGTGATATTGCGGTGGAATACACGATCGACCAGATGCAGGCGGAGTGTACAAAACGTATTTTAAGCTGGACGAGAAAACAGATGTATGACAGGCTGAAAGAGCAGAAACAGCAGAAACAGGGGATTTCCGCGGCAGTGATATACCGGATGATCGAGAACGAAGAGCTGGAACAAAAGATTCTGCTCCAAAAGGAATTTTACACGGATGACCATTGTTATTGGCCGAAAAAAGAGGACGGACAGGCAAAGCAGGAACAGGCGGTAAGAAACCAGAACCAGTGGAACAAGATCGCAAGGCAGACGAAGATGGAACAGGAGATGCGCGGCGGCGAGACGACGGACGGCGAAGATTTATTTCTGGCGCAGGCGGCAGCGGAAAAGAGCAGAAGAAGTTATAAGGATTTTTTGCAGCGTTTTTCCGTGCTGCGCGAGGAAATCGGAGTGGATCCGGAGGAGTTTGACTTAAACTACTATACCTATGGATTGAAATTATATGGAAATATGCCGCTGATGGAGCCGCTTGAGAGTCGTGAGGTAAAAAAGATCCGCGAGTTTGTAATCGCGATCGACACCAGTTACTCGACGAGTGGTACTCTGGTGGAACAGTTTTTAAAGGAGACGTTTTCTATTCTGACGCAGAAAAACAGCTTTTTTGCGCAGTCAAAGATCCGTGTGATCCAGTGTGATAATCAGGTCCGGTCGGATGTGGAATTAAGAAGCGAGCGGGATATTGCGGCACTGATGCAGAAATTTACGGTTGCGGGCGGTGGAAGCACGGATTTTCGTCCGGTATTTTCGTATGTCAATGACCTGATCGAGCGCGGAGAGTTAAAAAATATTGGTGGGCTTTTGTATTTTACGGATGGCAGGGGGACTTATCCGAAAATGAGACCGGACTATCAGACGGCATTTTTGTTTTTAGAGGACTATGATAATGCGGCGGTTCCGCCATGGGCAATCCGGCTTAAGTTAGAGCCGGAGGAATTTGCAGGGATGCCATAA
- a CDS encoding carbohydrate ABC transporter permease, with translation MGETKKMQKRSKWQQTKLEMKKYRMSYVMIAPYFILFFLFTVLPVLASIGISFTDFNMLETPNFVGWRNYIKLLLDDDVFKKAFKNTIIFAVITGPLSYIMCFLFAWIINEFKGKLRAFLTLIFYAPSISGNAFMVWAIIISGDRYGYLNGWLMKWSFLYEPIQWMKTEKYVLPILIIVQLWLSLGTGFLTFIAGLQTVDKSLYEAGAMDGIKNRWQELWYITIPSMRPQLMFGAVMQITQSFAVADISINLAGNPSVNYSGATIVTHLIDYGSGTRYEMGYACAIATVLFALMVGTNQIVQKAIRRVGE, from the coding sequence ATGGGAGAAACAAAGAAAATGCAAAAAAGGAGTAAGTGGCAGCAGACAAAACTGGAAATGAAAAAATACAGGATGTCCTATGTGATGATCGCACCGTATTTTATACTGTTCTTTTTATTCACGGTTTTGCCTGTGCTTGCCTCGATCGGGATCAGTTTTACCGATTTCAACATGTTAGAGACACCGAATTTTGTCGGTTGGAGAAATTACATCAAATTGCTTTTGGATGATGATGTATTTAAAAAAGCATTCAAAAACACGATCATCTTTGCAGTGATCACAGGCCCGTTAAGTTACATCATGTGTTTCCTGTTTGCGTGGATCATCAATGAGTTTAAGGGAAAATTAAGGGCGTTTTTGACACTGATCTTTTATGCACCGTCGATTTCCGGTAACGCCTTTATGGTATGGGCAATCATCATTTCCGGTGACCGTTACGGATACTTAAACGGCTGGCTGATGAAGTGGTCATTCCTTTACGAGCCGATTCAGTGGATGAAAACAGAAAAATATGTGCTGCCGATCCTTATTATCGTACAGCTCTGGCTGAGTCTTGGAACCGGATTTTTGACCTTTATCGCAGGTCTGCAGACGGTCGACAAGAGTCTTTACGAGGCTGGTGCGATGGATGGCATCAAAAACCGCTGGCAGGAATTGTGGTACATCACGATTCCGTCCATGCGTCCACAGCTCATGTTTGGAGCCGTCATGCAGATCACACAGTCGTTTGCGGTGGCAGATATCTCCATCAACCTTGCGGGAAATCCGAGTGTGAATTACTCCGGTGCGACCATCGTCACACATCTGATCGATTACGGCAGCGGTACCCGCTATGAGATGGGTTACGCCTGCGCAATCGCAACCGTTTTATTCGCGCTGATGGTTGGAACAAACCAGATCGTACAAAAAGCAATCAGAAGGGTGGGTGAATAG
- a CDS encoding sugar-binding domain-containing protein: MKSKIDLSGMWEFCLDGDKKGMEQEFYNRHFSDTIALPGTTSEAKKGGRREKREIGYLTEPYHFEGYAWYGREVEVKDYQPGDQVILKLERTRKSYVWIDGVFVGSRESFCTSHIYDLTAYLMQGRGHLSVMISNVDYKAPGGHMTSPDTQTNWNGILGEISLRVYRGVRLKDVFAESCWKKRQLKIAVNAAVDDKISQFYAKLAVSLCKKGESVDWFCESVPVQLTAGANEITHTFDLKGQNEPEGWNEYTPVLYEMRVEISGETSGGTYADEKKICIGFRDLTTDERSFYLNGQPLLLRGKHDGMIFPLTGYAPMDVQSWEKVFLTAKDYGINHYRFHTCCPPEAAFVAADEVGMYLEPELPFWGTIVAEGEPEYDKTRQEFLKQEGYDILREYGNHPSFLLFSLGNELWGNPKVLDEILGDYKAVDRRHWYVQGSNNFQFVPTVLVNDDFFCGVRFSKERLFRGSYAMCDAPQGHVQVKRPEMEYSYDDKIRPAQKAEMESGVGEIEIQFGTGTKKVKAEGKEELIPHIPVVSHEIGQYETYPDYREIEKYTGVLVPENLKIFKERLEQAGMVHMAQKFFQASGKLAVQCYKRELETAFKSRELAGFQILDLQDFTGQGTALVGILNAFMENKGLITADDWRSFCSDCVLMLSFPSFVYEEGMEFSYRVLFSNMNPAELKDARIVVTMQNKVTGERMRNETERMHFTQTRLSEYADGTFRIPECGVPQVYEVHVEIEGSSIENSYEIYAFPKCHSKLGDVVNILRQKADTLPVITDRYEELKRAVAEGRKVLFFGTGIRDAYAMIGTYCTDFWCYPMFASISESMNRPKPVGTMGLYIRSEHPALAEFVTEEYETPQWWDIVTEEKNAILDGTDIEPIVWVIDNFARNHRLGLIYEAKVDNGSVLFCQPDLLHKDEIAAKWLFYSLYQYAASERFVPEQTMEPGQIEKMYG; this comes from the coding sequence ATGAAATCAAAAATAGATTTGAGCGGAATGTGGGAATTTTGCCTTGACGGGGACAAAAAAGGCATGGAACAGGAATTTTATAACAGACATTTTTCGGACACGATCGCATTGCCGGGAACGACCTCGGAGGCAAAAAAGGGCGGGCGGAGAGAGAAAAGAGAGATAGGATATCTGACCGAACCTTATCATTTTGAGGGGTATGCGTGGTATGGCAGAGAGGTGGAAGTAAAAGATTATCAGCCGGGGGATCAGGTCATTTTAAAATTAGAGCGCACAAGAAAATCTTATGTGTGGATCGATGGCGTGTTTGTGGGAAGCCGTGAGAGTTTCTGCACAAGCCATATCTATGATCTGACTGCATATTTAATGCAGGGCAGGGGACACCTTTCTGTCATGATCAGCAATGTGGATTATAAGGCGCCGGGCGGTCATATGACATCCCCGGATACTCAGACGAACTGGAACGGCATCTTAGGTGAAATTTCACTTCGGGTGTATCGCGGTGTGCGGCTTAAAGATGTTTTTGCAGAGTCGTGTTGGAAGAAACGGCAGCTTAAGATCGCTGTAAATGCAGCGGTGGATGATAAAATATCGCAGTTTTATGCAAAGCTTGCGGTCAGTCTTTGCAAAAAAGGGGAATCCGTGGACTGGTTTTGTGAGAGCGTGCCGGTACAGCTTACTGCGGGAGCAAATGAGATCACACATACATTTGATCTAAAAGGACAGAATGAACCGGAAGGCTGGAATGAGTACACGCCGGTTCTCTATGAAATGAGGGTGGAAATTTCCGGAGAGACGTCCGGCGGCACTTATGCGGATGAAAAAAAGATCTGCATTGGTTTTCGGGATCTCACAACGGATGAGCGGAGTTTTTATCTGAATGGACAGCCTCTGCTGCTGCGTGGAAAACACGACGGAATGATCTTTCCGCTGACTGGCTATGCCCCAATGGATGTGCAGTCCTGGGAAAAGGTGTTTCTGACCGCAAAGGATTACGGGATCAACCACTACCGGTTCCACACCTGCTGTCCGCCGGAAGCTGCATTTGTGGCAGCGGATGAGGTCGGAATGTATTTAGAGCCGGAACTTCCGTTTTGGGGAACGATCGTGGCGGAAGGGGAGCCGGAGTATGATAAGACGAGACAGGAATTTTTAAAACAGGAAGGCTATGATATCTTAAGGGAATACGGAAACCATCCGTCATTTCTCCTGTTTTCACTGGGAAATGAGCTGTGGGGAAATCCGAAAGTGTTAGATGAGATCCTCGGTGATTATAAAGCGGTGGACCGCCGTCACTGGTATGTGCAGGGATCAAATAATTTTCAGTTTGTGCCGACTGTGCTTGTTAATGATGATTTTTTCTGTGGGGTACGTTTTTCAAAAGAGCGGCTGTTCCGTGGATCCTATGCCATGTGTGATGCCCCGCAGGGCCATGTGCAGGTTAAAAGACCGGAAATGGAATACAGTTATGATGATAAAATCCGTCCGGCACAGAAAGCAGAGATGGAGAGTGGTGTCGGGGAGATCGAGATCCAGTTTGGAACAGGGACAAAGAAGGTAAAGGCAGAAGGAAAGGAAGAGTTGATCCCTCACATCCCGGTCGTATCCCACGAGATCGGGCAGTACGAGACATACCCGGATTACCGGGAAATCGAAAAATATACCGGAGTGCTTGTGCCGGAGAATTTAAAGATATTTAAGGAACGGCTGGAGCAGGCCGGCATGGTACATATGGCGCAGAAGTTTTTTCAGGCGTCCGGGAAACTTGCTGTGCAGTGTTATAAACGTGAGTTAGAGACGGCATTTAAGAGCAGGGAACTTGCAGGTTTTCAGATCTTAGATCTCCAGGATTTTACCGGACAGGGGACGGCATTGGTCGGTATCTTAAATGCTTTTATGGAAAATAAGGGATTGATCACGGCGGACGATTGGAGAAGTTTTTGTTCGGATTGTGTGCTGATGCTTTCTTTTCCATCCTTCGTGTATGAAGAAGGAATGGAATTTTCCTACCGCGTCCTGTTTTCAAACATGAATCCGGCAGAACTTAAAGATGCAAGAATCGTTGTGACCATGCAAAATAAAGTGACCGGGGAGCGCATGAGAAATGAGACAGAGCGGATGCATTTTACACAGACGCGTCTGAGTGAATACGCTGACGGAACATTTCGGATTCCGGAGTGTGGTGTGCCGCAGGTTTATGAGGTCCATGTGGAGATAGAGGGAAGCAGTATAGAGAACAGTTATGAGATCTATGCCTTTCCGAAATGCCATTCTAAACTGGGGGATGTTGTGAACATACTGCGTCAGAAGGCGGATACGCTGCCGGTCATCACCGATCGGTATGAAGAGTTAAAGCGTGCGGTGGCAGAAGGCAGGAAAGTGTTATTTTTTGGCACCGGTATCCGGGATGCCTATGCAATGATCGGAACCTACTGTACGGATTTCTGGTGCTACCCGATGTTTGCATCGATCTCCGAGAGCATGAACAGACCAAAACCGGTTGGAACGATGGGACTTTACATCCGCTCAGAGCATCCGGCGCTGGCGGAGTTTGTGACGGAGGAATATGAGACACCGCAGTGGTGGGATATCGTAACAGAGGAAAAAAATGCAATTTTAGACGGGACAGACATTGAACCGATCGTCTGGGTAATCGACAATTTTGCCCGCAATCACAGGCTTGGACTGATCTATGAGGCGAAAGTGGATAATGGAAGCGTACTGTTTTGTCAGCCGGATCTTTTGCATAAAGATGAGATCGCGGCAAAATGGCTGTTCTACAGTTTGTATCAGTATGCCGCGTCAGAGCGTTTTGTGCCGGAACAGACTATGGAACCCGGACAGATCGAAAAAATGTATGGATAA
- a CDS encoding extracellular solute-binding protein: MGFLKQGFSGALAAVMVLTSGGLCVGQSVTIHAETKAKTYEDYKKVLNYTAEYQGYEAYKEGLENVKRPETSYEINGADYVTCEGMEPEVLTDYEGMEGTSVYTEESGMLTYEVDIAEEGMYEFGISYYPVAGNGSSIQRSFFVDGELSYRELSLIEFSRVWVNTSDIWDEDNQGNDLKPTQMEAPEWLFSRFYDQDGYVTEPLSIFLTKGKHEITVVSRREPMILHSIYLQNEESLFDYKTVYEQQKKDGVSDTSGQSIEIQAEYATKKSSRMLYPVQDQSSPAITPYSAKELKNNSIGGNSWRLTGQWIEWEFDADADGFYNITLHSKQNFVKGIYVSRKIMIDGEVPFEELNHYGFTYDSTWKMTTLSDASGEPYRFYLNKGHHTLRMQVVLGDFAGVISDVQSIVTELNSEYRKIIRITGVSPDEYRDYQIEKRLPELEGELKVIRDELDEVLNTLDTLGVAGSEETVIITMRDQLNEILRDTEKITKMVKAFKTNVSALGTWITNAQQQPLQLDAIYITSPDQKVTEENGSVAAGVVHEFKKLFYSFIVDYNAIGNVAEEGEDSRTITVWIGSGRDQANVIKALIDETFTPETNINVNVQLVDMNTLLQATLAGQGPDVALQVANGTNGTVATSSTGTTASSNDLPVNYGLRSAVVDLTQFPDYEDVVKRFRESAVEPFMYDGALYALPETQSFEMMFYRKDILNELGIEIPKTWDDMKVVLSELSKNQMSLGMLPTELTFTSLLYQHDGELYNEDATASALDSDEAVNAFKTYCEFYTDYKLDRETSVEQRFRTGESPIIIADYTTYNVLEVSAPDIKGLWGFTALPGVKEEDGSINNISASTGLACMMMSGTKDKEASWEFMKWWLSAEIQTSYGEEMEGLMGEAARYPTANIEAFANLPWPTDDYEALEAQFANVKGIRQVPGSYFTWRNVNNAFYTVAVADEDKRMQPREALYEYLEYINAEITSKREEFGMKTASDAKQ; this comes from the coding sequence ATGGGATTTTTGAAACAGGGGTTTTCGGGTGCACTGGCGGCAGTGATGGTTTTGACATCCGGAGGGCTTTGCGTGGGGCAGAGTGTGACGATTCACGCAGAGACAAAGGCAAAGACGTATGAGGATTATAAAAAAGTGCTCAATTATACGGCAGAATATCAGGGGTATGAAGCCTATAAAGAGGGACTTGAAAATGTAAAAAGACCGGAGACGTCTTATGAGATCAACGGAGCCGATTATGTGACATGTGAGGGCATGGAGCCGGAAGTTCTTACCGATTATGAGGGGATGGAAGGAACCTCTGTCTACACGGAAGAGAGTGGGATGCTTACCTATGAGGTGGACATTGCGGAGGAAGGCATGTATGAGTTTGGTATTTCCTACTATCCGGTAGCGGGAAACGGTTCCTCCATTCAGAGAAGTTTTTTTGTGGACGGCGAACTTTCGTACCGGGAACTTTCACTGATCGAATTTTCAAGAGTGTGGGTAAACACCTCCGATATCTGGGATGAAGACAATCAGGGAAATGATTTAAAGCCTACGCAGATGGAGGCACCGGAATGGCTCTTTTCCAGGTTTTACGATCAGGACGGTTATGTGACGGAACCGCTCTCCATTTTCCTCACAAAGGGAAAACATGAGATCACCGTCGTTTCCCGCAGAGAGCCGATGATCCTTCATTCCATTTATTTACAGAATGAGGAATCGCTTTTTGATTACAAGACCGTGTACGAACAGCAGAAAAAGGACGGGGTATCAGATACCAGCGGACAGTCCATTGAGATCCAGGCAGAATATGCGACGAAAAAGTCGTCGAGAATGCTTTATCCGGTACAGGATCAGTCCTCACCGGCGATCACGCCGTACAGTGCGAAAGAGTTAAAAAATAACTCCATCGGCGGCAATAGCTGGAGACTGACGGGACAGTGGATCGAATGGGAATTTGACGCGGATGCGGATGGCTTTTACAATATCACCTTACATTCGAAACAGAACTTCGTCAAAGGAATCTATGTTTCCCGCAAGATCATGATTGACGGGGAAGTACCGTTTGAGGAATTAAACCATTACGGTTTTACTTATGACAGTACCTGGAAAATGACAACACTCTCCGATGCATCAGGGGAACCATACCGGTTTTATCTGAACAAAGGCCACCACACCTTGCGTATGCAGGTGGTGCTCGGCGATTTTGCCGGAGTCATCAGCGATGTGCAGAGCATTGTGACAGAGTTAAACAGCGAGTACCGCAAGATCATCCGGATCACCGGCGTGTCACCGGATGAGTACCGCGATTACCAGATCGAGAAACGTCTTCCGGAACTCGAGGGCGAACTGAAAGTGATTCGGGATGAACTCGATGAGGTGTTAAACACCTTAGATACACTGGGCGTTGCCGGAAGTGAGGAGACCGTCATTATCACCATGCGGGATCAGCTTAATGAAATCCTGCGGGATACGGAAAAGATCACGAAGATGGTGAAGGCATTTAAAACGAATGTCAGCGCACTTGGAACGTGGATCACGAACGCACAGCAGCAGCCATTACAGTTAGACGCCATCTATATCACTTCTCCGGATCAGAAGGTAACGGAAGAAAACGGATCCGTGGCAGCAGGCGTCGTACATGAGTTTAAGAAATTATTCTATTCCTTTATCGTAGATTACAATGCGATCGGAAATGTTGCGGAGGAAGGCGAGGACAGCAGGACGATCACTGTATGGATCGGAAGCGGACGTGACCAGGCGAACGTCATCAAAGCACTGATCGATGAGACTTTTACACCGGAGACGAATATCAATGTCAATGTACAGCTTGTGGATATGAATACATTACTGCAGGCGACGTTAGCCGGACAGGGACCGGATGTGGCACTGCAGGTGGCAAACGGAACAAACGGAACGGTAGCAACCTCATCCACCGGAACGACGGCATCTTCGAATGATCTTCCGGTCAACTACGGACTCAGAAGTGCAGTTGTGGATCTGACACAGTTTCCAGATTATGAGGATGTAGTGAAACGTTTCCGCGAGAGCGCGGTGGAACCGTTTATGTATGACGGTGCACTGTATGCGCTGCCGGAGACACAGTCGTTTGAGATGATGTTTTACCGGAAAGATATTTTAAACGAACTTGGAATTGAGATACCAAAGACCTGGGATGATATGAAAGTCGTGTTATCCGAGCTTTCCAAAAATCAGATGTCGCTTGGCATGTTGCCGACGGAGCTGACTTTCACCAGTCTTTTATATCAGCACGACGGCGAGCTTTACAATGAAGATGCGACAGCATCCGCGTTAGATTCGGATGAGGCGGTCAATGCATTTAAGACTTACTGTGAGTTCTACACAGATTACAAATTAGACCGTGAGACCTCCGTGGAACAGCGTTTCCGTACCGGAGAATCACCGATCATCATTGCAGACTATACGACTTACAATGTACTTGAAGTATCAGCACCGGATATCAAGGGCTTATGGGGATTTACGGCACTGCCGGGCGTGAAAGAGGAGGATGGAAGCATCAATAATATCTCCGCAAGCACAGGACTTGCATGTATGATGATGAGCGGCACGAAAGATAAGGAAGCATCCTGGGAGTTCATGAAGTGGTGGCTTTCTGCAGAGATCCAGACTTCCTATGGAGAAGAGATGGAAGGTCTGATGGGTGAGGCAGCACGTTATCCGACAGCAAATATTGAGGCATTTGCGAACCTGCCGTGGCCGACCGATGACTACGAGGCGTTGGAGGCACAGTTTGCAAACGTAAAGGGAATCCGTCAGGTACCGGGAAGTTACTTTACCTGGAGAAACGTGAACAATGCGTTCTATACGGTTGCAGTCGCAGATGAAGATAAGAGAATGCAGCCAAGAGAAGCCCTTTATGAATATCTCGAATATATCAATGCCGAGATCACAAGTAAACGCGAGGAGTTTGGTATGAAAACCGCGTCCGATGCGAAGCAGTAA
- a CDS encoding leucine-rich repeat protein encodes MQTYYQCYWNKTSEENIRILRMFGESEEAVVPEMIAGRAVVEAGDYCFAVSEHLPAEYGCTVCIYDTEEKTWQEIPADGADWNTRLVELSGARLKKLTLPDNMRKVGNYAFYNCTALEMLVTGKYLEEIGSDAFMNCKKFHFLTVRCDVGERSGAKQILSRISADMEVTFAGKTGQTVVFYPEYYESYDEIAPAHIFGRSIEGEGFRARQCFKEGVPDLSLYDTIFPKACAEEKEHTLLHILSLRLRYPVSLTDEAKERYVAHLREQELYIIPKLVEQKNMEMTAFFCENGWISQAAVKAGLEQASRMEWAEGTAELLHLQSKYFTEQKKERYSFDDLW; translated from the coding sequence ATGCAGACATATTATCAATGTTACTGGAACAAAACCAGTGAGGAAAATATAAGGATTTTGCGCATGTTTGGTGAGTCAGAGGAGGCAGTTGTGCCGGAGATGATAGCCGGACGTGCGGTGGTGGAGGCAGGAGATTACTGCTTTGCGGTGTCCGAACATCTGCCGGCAGAGTATGGGTGCACGGTCTGCATCTATGACACAGAGGAAAAAACATGGCAGGAGATACCGGCAGATGGGGCGGACTGGAACACACGCCTTGTGGAACTTAGTGGTGCCAGGTTAAAAAAGCTGACACTGCCGGATAATATGCGCAAAGTGGGAAACTATGCATTTTATAACTGCACTGCCTTAGAGATGCTCGTGACCGGAAAGTATCTGGAAGAAATCGGAAGCGATGCCTTTATGAACTGTAAAAAGTTTCACTTTCTGACGGTGCGCTGTGATGTGGGGGAGCGCAGCGGGGCAAAACAGATCTTAAGCCGGATTTCAGCGGATATGGAAGTGACATTTGCCGGAAAAACAGGGCAGACGGTTGTCTTTTATCCGGAATATTACGAGAGCTATGATGAGATCGCTCCGGCGCATATTTTCGGGCGGAGTATCGAGGGCGAAGGTTTCCGGGCAAGGCAGTGTTTTAAGGAGGGAGTCCCGGATCTAAGTTTGTATGATACGATTTTTCCAAAGGCATGTGCAGAAGAAAAAGAGCACACGCTGCTTCACATTTTAAGCCTGCGGTTACGGTATCCGGTCAGTCTCACGGATGAGGCGAAGGAGCGTTATGTGGCACATTTAAGGGAGCAGGAATTATATATCATACCCAAACTTGTAGAGCAGAAAAATATGGAAATGACCGCATTTTTCTGTGAAAATGGCTGGATCTCGCAGGCGGCAGTCAAAGCCGGATTAGAACAGGCTTCCCGGATGGAGTGGGCAGAAGGAACAGCAGAACTTTTGCACCTGCAGAGTAAATACTTTACGGAGCAGAAAAAAGAACGCTATTCATTTGATGATTTATGGTAA
- a CDS encoding carbohydrate ABC transporter permease produces the protein MNSLKRKKDYYKKPSRWKIRHTKQLNRSMAGNTILFVIMGICGVFMALPLVMILNNALKPLDELFRYPPQIFVRNPSLDNFSDLYVLMSSSWVPFTRYVLNTLIITGLGTVGHVLFASLAAYPLAKHDFPGKKFLFSMVVLSLMFSYNVTAIPNYMIISWLGINNTYLAVILPAFAYGLGLYLMKQFMEQIPDSLIESARLDGAGEFRIFFSIIMPNVKPAWLTLAIFQFQTLWANTGSGFLRSEQLKPLQYALYQIVAGGPARQGAGAVVQLIIAAIPITFFIICQSNVIETMTTSGMKD, from the coding sequence GTGAATAGTTTGAAAAGAAAAAAAGATTACTATAAAAAACCATCCCGCTGGAAAATCAGACATACGAAACAGTTAAACCGTTCCATGGCGGGGAACACGATCCTGTTTGTGATCATGGGGATCTGTGGTGTGTTTATGGCACTGCCGCTTGTGATGATCTTAAACAATGCGTTAAAACCGCTGGACGAATTGTTCCGCTATCCGCCACAGATCTTTGTGCGGAACCCGTCACTGGATAATTTCAGCGACCTGTATGTACTGATGTCAAGTTCCTGGGTGCCGTTTACCCGGTATGTGTTAAACACACTGATCATTACAGGGCTCGGAACCGTAGGGCATGTGCTGTTTGCATCCTTAGCAGCCTATCCGCTTGCAAAACATGATTTTCCGGGAAAGAAATTTTTATTCTCGATGGTCGTATTATCATTGATGTTTTCCTACAATGTCACTGCCATCCCGAACTATATGATCATTTCCTGGCTGGGGATCAACAATACATATTTAGCAGTCATTTTACCGGCATTTGCATATGGACTTGGGCTTTACCTGATGAAGCAGTTCATGGAGCAGATCCCGGATTCGCTGATCGAATCGGCAAGACTTGACGGAGCCGGGGAGTTTCGGATCTTCTTTTCCATTATCATGCCAAACGTAAAACCTGCATGGCTGACATTGGCGATCTTCCAGTTTCAGACATTATGGGCAAACACCGGAAGCGGATTTTTGCGGAGTGAGCAGTTGAAACCTCTCCAGTACGCACTGTATCAGATCGTCGCAGGAGGCCCGGCAAGACAGGGTGCAGGAGCGGTGGTACAGCTTATCATTGCAGCGATACCGATCACGTTCTTTATCATCTGTCAGAGTAACGTCATCGAGACGATGACCACATCCGGTATGAAGGACTAA